The sequence ATGTTTTAGTCGAAATGGTAATGACTGATGAATCTTGGTATATCGTTCGTAATACACCAGGAGTAACTGGCTTTGTGGGTTCTCACGGCGCTGGAAGTAAACCTGCTCCATTATTACCAGAAGAAGTAGATACAATTTTAAATGAAATGGATCAAAGTGTTACGCATGAACGTCCATTTGCGATTGGCGATAAAGTACGTATTATTTCTGGATCATTTGAAGGATTTACAGGAGAAATTAAAGACTTTAATGATGAAGAACATAGTGTTTACCTATTAGCAGATATGGGAAATACCAATTGCGAAATTGAAGTAGGTAGTAACGAAATTGAACAATTGTAAAAAAAGAGGTGCGTTGAGCACCTTTTTTTGTTAGGAGATAGGATAATGAAAAAGAAACGTGGAATTTTACTCATTGTAGTGATTTTGCTTTTAGGAGGAATGCTTTTCTTCCTTGGAAAAGGAAAAAATAAAAAAGCTGAGCCTATTCCTAATAAAAAAAGTGGTGTCACTACAGTGATGATTCATGGAACTCCTTCTGATGAACATGTTTTTGACCGATTAACAAAAGAACTAGAAGAAAAAGGTGGAACAAAAGAACCATTGCTTATTGTTTCGCGCGATGGAGAGATCCAATTGGATGGCGAATGGAAACCAGCAAAGCATCCTTTGGTTCAAGTTCGTTTCTCTTATAATGATGCTCCTGATGCTTTACAAGCAGAATGGTTAAGCCGAGTGTTTTCTTGGTTGCAAGAACATAGGGTCAATGCGATTGATTATATTGCTCATTCTCAAGGTGGGGTAGCATTAGCTTTCTATTTGGCTCAACAACAATATAAACAAGAAAATCCCATTCAATTACAAAAAGTAGTAACTTTGGGCTCTCCTTATAATGAATTAGGAAAACAAGTGGACAAAAACGATCGATTAATTGCCAGTCCTACATTAAAAACGATTGAAAAAGGATTTTCTGAACATAAAGTTCAATGTGGACCTTGGTTAAATATTGCAGGAGAAATTAACGCAACAGATGATGGAATTGTTCCTATTGAAAGTGTTAAATCTTTAGAAAGTGTTCTCAATAAAGAGGGAATTAAAAATCAATTTCTTCTTTTAAGTGATTTAGGGCACAGTGATCTTCCTGTAGATTCCTTAGTTTTTGAGGAAATTAATAAATTTCTTGTTTGGCCAGAAAAAAAGGTTGAAAAATAAAAAAAAATTATGTATGATATGGAAGTATACGTGGGAGGAGAAATCTTGAGCTCCATTCAACCACATCACGGTCTTAAGGAGGTATGACTCGTGGCTAAAAAAGTAGAAAAAATTGTTAAATTGCAAATTCCTGCAGGTAAAGCAACACCAGCTCCACCAGTAGGTCCTGCATTAGGTCAAGCAGGTATCAACATCATGGGATTCACTAAAGAATTCAATGCTCGTACAGCTGACCAAGCAGGTATGATTATTCCAGTAGTAATCTCAGTTTATGAAGATCGTTCATTCGACTTCATCACAAAAACACCACCTGCAGCAGTATTATTGAAA comes from Catellicoccus marimammalium M35/04/3 and encodes:
- the rplK gene encoding 50S ribosomal protein L11, producing the protein MAKKVEKIVKLQIPAGKATPAPPVGPALGQAGINIMGFTKEFNARTADQAGMIIPVVISVYEDRSFDFITKTPPAAVLLKKAAKVEKGSGEPNRTKVASVTKEQVREIAETKMPDLNAANVEAAMRMVEGTARSMGITIAE
- a CDS encoding alpha/beta hydrolase, with translation MKKKRGILLIVVILLLGGMLFFLGKGKNKKAEPIPNKKSGVTTVMIHGTPSDEHVFDRLTKELEEKGGTKEPLLIVSRDGEIQLDGEWKPAKHPLVQVRFSYNDAPDALQAEWLSRVFSWLQEHRVNAIDYIAHSQGGVALAFYLAQQQYKQENPIQLQKVVTLGSPYNELGKQVDKNDRLIASPTLKTIEKGFSEHKVQCGPWLNIAGEINATDDGIVPIESVKSLESVLNKEGIKNQFLLLSDLGHSDLPVDSLVFEEINKFLVWPEKKVEK
- the nusG gene encoding transcription termination/antitermination protein NusG, with amino-acid sequence METFEKQWYVLHTYSGYENKVKENLLSRAQSMGMEEYIFRVCVPEEEERGITKTGKEKVTTHKIFPGYVLVEMVMTDESWYIVRNTPGVTGFVGSHGAGSKPAPLLPEEVDTILNEMDQSVTHERPFAIGDKVRIISGSFEGFTGEIKDFNDEEHSVYLLADMGNTNCEIEVGSNEIEQL